One region of Qipengyuania gaetbuli genomic DNA includes:
- a CDS encoding DUF2891 domain-containing protein produces the protein MDLTEDIARHFARIALGHVVRPYPYKDDHVFEGDHDVRPPREAHPVFFGSFDWHSCVHGWWTLLTLRRLYPHMPEAAEIAALAETTFTDEKLAVELAYLDRTYSRSFERPYGWAWLLYLHHEAVRHGDRDWGARLEPLARAFAKQFRDYLRTLTYPITVGSHYNSAFALTLAREWAQERDSVLVATIDEWALAAYGQRRDYAGWEPGGDEFLSPVLSVAMLMSRIMPQLQYAPWLDGLVLSNGWVERECRPVTVSDRSDGKIAHLDGLNLSRAWNLRAASRALGDHFAQELLEARAQEHLEAAMPHVAGDYMGEHWLASFALLALLEKS, from the coding sequence GTGGACCTGACCGAAGACATCGCCCGCCATTTCGCCCGCATCGCACTGGGCCACGTGGTGCGGCCCTATCCCTACAAGGACGACCACGTGTTCGAGGGCGATCACGATGTGCGCCCCCCGCGTGAGGCGCATCCTGTCTTTTTCGGCAGTTTCGACTGGCATAGCTGTGTCCATGGCTGGTGGACCCTGCTCACCTTGCGCCGGCTCTATCCGCACATGCCCGAAGCGGCGGAGATTGCTGCGCTGGCGGAAACGACCTTCACCGACGAAAAGCTGGCAGTCGAACTTGCCTATCTGGACCGCACCTATTCGCGTTCGTTCGAGCGGCCCTATGGCTGGGCGTGGCTGCTCTATCTCCACCACGAGGCTGTGCGGCATGGCGACAGGGACTGGGGCGCGAGGCTGGAGCCGCTTGCCCGTGCCTTTGCCAAACAATTTCGCGACTACCTGCGCACTCTGACCTACCCGATAACCGTAGGCTCGCATTACAACTCCGCCTTCGCGCTCACGCTGGCGCGCGAATGGGCACAGGAGCGCGATTCCGTGCTGGTTGCGACGATCGACGAATGGGCGCTGGCGGCATACGGCCAGCGGCGGGACTATGCGGGCTGGGAACCGGGCGGCGATGAATTCCTCTCACCCGTCCTGTCGGTCGCCATGCTGATGAGCCGCATCATGCCGCAACTCCAGTACGCGCCGTGGCTCGACGGGCTGGTCCTGTCGAACGGCTGGGTGGAGCGTGAGTGCAGGCCCGTAACGGTGTCGGACCGCAGCGACGGCAAGATCGCCCATCTCGACGGATTGAACCTCAGCCGGGCGTGGAACCTGCGCGCAGCCTCGCGCGCGCTGGGCGATCATTTCGCGCAGGAGTTACTGGAGGCAAGGGCGCAGGAGCACCTCGAGGCTGCCATGCCCCATGTCGCGGGCGATTACATGGGCGAACACTGGCTGGCGAGCTTCGCCCTACTGGCCTTGCTCGAAAAAAGCTGA